A stretch of DNA from Flavobacteriales bacterium:
TTCTTCTAAAAACGCTGAGCGCAACTTAGTGCACTTGTGTCTTCGTGGTATCCCCCAAATTTCCTTAAATTAGCAACGATGTCGAAAGTCAAGTATCGATACAACCCCGAAACGCTCACCTATGAAAAGGTGGAACCCGGATTCCGTGAACGGATTCTGAAGGCACTCCCTTATTTAGCGGGAAGTATAGTATTTGCTGTGGCTATTATTCTGATTTACGAAAACCAGCCCTTTTTTAAATCACCCCGTGAGCAAGCCTATGCACGCGACAATGCCCAGTTGCGCCAGCAATACGAGTTATTGCAAAAGCAATTGAAGGACGTTGAAATGGTATTGGCGGATATTCAGGAGCGCGACGACAATATTTACCGTGTTATCTTCGAAGCAGAGCCTTATCCCAATCACAAGCGCGAGCGTGCCACCGGTGGAAGCAGCAAGTACCGCGAGTTTGCCGATTATGAAAGTGGACAATTAATTACAGAAACGTACGAAGCCATCGACCGCATTGAAAAGAAATTATATGCGCAATCGAAAAGTTTCGATGAGGTGATTCAACTTGCCAAAAAACGCGAAAATATGTTAGCCAGTATTCCGGCCATCATTCCCGTTAACCGAAAAGAACTCCGCTCGGCGATTGGTCCCTTCGGATGGCGTATCGA
This window harbors:
- a CDS encoding M23 family metallopeptidase, translating into MSKVKYRYNPETLTYEKVEPGFRERILKALPYLAGSIVFAVAIILIYENQPFFKSPREQAYARDNAQLRQQYELLQKQLKDVEMVLADIQERDDNIYRVIFEAEPYPNHKRERATGGSSKYREFADYESGQLITETYEAIDRIEKKLYAQSKSFDEVIQLAKKRENMLASIPAIIPVNRKELRSAIGPFGWRIDPIYKTRAMHTGMDFPAETGTKVYASGDGVVENVESNYWGYGNIVLINHGFGYKSMYAHLSRFNAKIGQKVKRGEVIGFVGSTGKSTAPHLHYEIIKNGEKVNPVNYYYNDLSPAEYEEMLKAASSSGTSFD